One genomic region from Diabrotica undecimpunctata isolate CICGRU chromosome 9, icDiaUnde3, whole genome shotgun sequence encodes:
- the LOC140450930 gene encoding uncharacterized protein, with product MRLPNFPNQVEFDNQWVVPYSPLLSKTYKAHINVELCSSVKSIKYICKYVNKGSDLAIFEVQNINKNDEIARYQMGRYISSNEAIWHILSFPIHEKDPAVQHLAIHLENGQRVYFTEENVLQRVFEAPKTTLTEFFTLCQKSDVFGQFAKTLVFGDVPRYFTWNKSSKKWEPRKQGKPHPSITGIFKAKTLWRLYTVHPKQRECFYLRLLLVNVPGPTSFEFLRTVNGRVFNTYQDACRELQLLEDDNHWDLTLADAALTLTPNNIRHLFAIILTTCYPSQAQTLWEKYKNCMTEDILHRIRQTNQCQNIDYTPEMYNEALVLIEDLCVLISNLPLNHYGMPSPNRPATDLVNTDLQRENQYDHGSLATIIMNSEPLLTAEQKIIYDRIMLAVAAEQGGFFFLDAPGGTGKTFLISLILAKIQSQQKIALAVASSGIAATLLDGGRTAHSTFKLPLDVRNKPDAMCNIKKNNGIAAVLRKSSIIIWD from the coding sequence ATGCGACTGCCGAACTTTCCAAATCAAGTTGAGTTTGATAATCAGTGGGTGGTACCATACTCACCACTACTTTCAAAAACTTACAAAGCTCATATCAATGTTGAGCTTTGCAGTTCTGTTAAATCAATTAAgtatatttgtaaatatgtaaacaaaggcaGTGATTTGGCCATATTTGAAgtacaaaacataaataaaaatgacgaaaTAGCACGATACCAAATGGGCAGATACATTAGCAGCAATGAAGCTATTTGGCATATTCTCAGCTTTCCCATCCACGAAAAAGATCCTGCTGTCCAACATCTGGCAATACATCTTGAAAACGGTCAACGTGTATACTTCACTGAAGAAAATGTTCTCCAAAGAGTGTTCGAAGCTCCGAAAACGACTCTAACTGAATTTTTTACATTGTGTCAAAAATCTGATGTTTTTGGCCAATTCGCGAAGACATTGGTGTTTGGTGATGTTCCACGTTATTTCACATGGAACAAATCCAGTAAAAAATGGGAGCCACGGAAACAAGGAAAACCACATCCTTCCATTACAGGCATATTCAAAGCTAAGACATTGTGGAGACTTTACACGGTACATCCAAAGCAACGTGAGTGCTtctatttacgtttgttattggTGAATGTTCCCGGACCAACGTCTTTTGAATTTTTACGAACAGTTAATGGTCGAGTATTCAATACATACCAGGATGCATGTCGTGAACTGCAATTGCTAGAAGACGATAACCATTGGGACTTAACGCTTGCTGATGCTGCGTTGACATTAACACCGAATAACATTCGTCATTTGTTTGCAATTATTTTGACGACATGTTATCCCTCGCAAGCACAAACTTTgtgggaaaaatataaaaattgtatgaCAGAAGACATCTTGCACCGAATTAGACAAACAAATCAATGCCAAAACATAGATTATACACCAGAGATGTACAATGAAGCATTGGTCTTGATCGAGGATTTATGTGTTCTTATTTCAAATTTACCACTTAATCATTATGGTATGCCATCACCTAATCGTCCAGCCACCGACTTAGTCAATACCGATTTACAACGAGAAAATCAATATGACCATGGAAGTTTAGCAACAATTATCATGAACAGTGAACCATTACTGACAGcagaacaaaaaattatttatgatcggATTATGCTGGCTGTTGCTGCTGAACAAGGCGGTTTTTTTTTCTTGGATGCACCCGGTGGAACCGGTAAGACATTTTTAATATCGTTGATTCTTGCCAAAATACAGTCGCAACAAAAAATCGCATTAGCAGTAGCATCGTCAGGCATTGCAGCTACTTTACTGGATGGTGGGCGAACAGCACATTCAACATTCAAGCTGCCATTGGACGTTCGTAATAAACCAGATGCAATGTGTAACATCAAAAAGAATAATGGAATAGCTGCAGTGTTGCGGAAGAGTTCTATAATAATTTGGGATTAG
- the LOC140450931 gene encoding uncharacterized protein codes for MCRDILTNLYDLLMRLRLLVTLRYLATGETFRSLGYALRMSVPSSPDYLKTPTNKDEWLKIAYRFEKKWNFPMFLDSLDGKHIAFRARKADGSYYFNYKHFNSISLMALVDADYNFIYVDVGCNGRASDGGVYNNSSLYKAIENNLLDIPENAVLPKSNIKVRHVFVADDAFRLSTHLMKQCGQRCSQNEKVF; via the exons ATGTGTCGGGATATACTGACCAATTTATACGATTTGTTAATGAGGCTGAG GCTGTTGGTGACATTGAGATATCTAGCAACAGGAGAGACATTTAGAAGTCTTGGTTATGCCCTTCGCATGTCTGTACCCTCGTCGCCAGATTATTTGAAAACGCCAACAAACAAAGATGAATGGTTAAAAATTGCATACAGATTTGAAAAGAAATGGAACTTCCCCATGTTCTTAGACAGCCTTGATGGAAAACATATTGCTTTTAGGGCAAGAAAAGCTGATGGatcttattattttaattacaaGCATTTCAACAGTATCAGTTTAATGGCATTAGTAGATGCAGACTATAATTTCATTTATGTTGATGTTGGTTGCAATGGTCGAGCTAGTGATGGAGGTGTATACAACAATAGTTCCCTATATAAAGCAATTGAAAACAACTTGCTTGACATTCCTGAAAATGCAGTTTTGCCAAAGAGTAATATCAAAGTGCGACATGTTTTTGTGGCCGATGATGCATTTCGATTATCAACTCATTTAATGAAACAATGTGGCCAAAGATGTAGTCAAAATGAGAAAGTTTTTTAA